TGAGTATATAGCTTTACTCAAGTCACTTTACCGCACAGTATATCGAAAACGTACAGTATGGACAGTTTGGCAACGTACTGGTGTGGATAACTAGGCAGTAAAAAAGCGGCAGAAATGCCGCTTTTTTTATGGGGTGTTTCACGAGGCGAGGGGAGTCTAGAACTCTACGAGAAGGATTGCAATACTAATCATCACGCTTCCTTAATATATTCAACATAATACGGTTTAAAACCATATTTTTCATGGAGTTTTTCGGACGCGGTATTGCTGGCGTAAATTCCAGCCTTAAAACGATCTGCATGCTGTTCCTCGACAGCCCAGCGTTCGGCTTCTTCGAGAAGTCGCGCCGCAATGCCAAGGCCGCGTAGTTGGGGCTCGACATAGATGGCTTCAAGATGACATTCTCTGTTTTTGTCCGCGAGATAGTCGAGTACTTCAATATAACTATACTGATACCCGACGATCGAGCCACTACGTTCCGCAACGATAATGTGCGCTGCGTCATTTTTAAGTTCTGAAGCATAGTACGACATCGCCTCGTCCGCGTTAAATGTTAACCCTGGCTCAAACTGGCGCGATTCCGCCTGAAGTCCTTCACTCATGGAGATAATCCTGTTAAGATCTTCGTGCTTGGCACTTCGTATAGAGACTTCCGTATCTGTCATGTACCCTATAGTATCATGACTATCTGGGTAGAAC
The Candidatus Saccharimonadales bacterium genome window above contains:
- a CDS encoding GNAT family N-acetyltransferase, with protein sequence MTDTEVSIRSAKHEDLNRIISMSEGLQAESRQFEPGLTFNADEAMSYYASELKNDAAHIIVAERSGSIVGYQYSYIEVLDYLADKNRECHLEAIYVEPQLRGLGIAARLLEEAERWAVEEQHADRFKAGIYASNTASEKLHEKYGFKPYYVEYIKEA